Proteins encoded together in one Planctopirus ephydatiae window:
- a CDS encoding MFS transporter, producing the protein MASDASVISTAPPLSGNLRFRLSLMMFLQFFIWGAWLPVSFGLFPAMGFDETQQSLLHICFPISAILAMFFGNQFVDRNFAAEKFLALSHLLGGGALLAFGALAWQSFQPEAAPANFYVFLTLMAVHCLFYVPTISVTNTLAFANVNDPQRDFGTLRLFGTIGWILASWPFVFILVDWAKVPDMAAAGGVIGWLGKALGTPLEGRALSQGTSWAFMTGGLGALLLGVFSFSLPHTPPKKIHEPGKSLAWVEAFSYLKKPFLLVLFFTTWIDATVHDGFFYYANSYLQHVGVPSNWTQVAMSVGQIAEILTMYSLGYVLSKLGWRYTMIIGILGHTLRFGLWALAPNPYVAVSMNLAHGICYAFYFATLYILVDEYFPKDARTSAQGLFNFLILGMGPLTSRLVWGRLQALFTTGDTIENKVVNWSQLLLVPAGAAFFAAILLLLFFHPPKSSGSIKVSH; encoded by the coding sequence ATGGCCAGTGATGCTTCTGTGATTTCGACTGCTCCGCCCTTAAGTGGTAACTTGAGATTTCGGTTATCACTGATGATGTTCCTCCAATTTTTTATTTGGGGAGCGTGGTTGCCAGTCAGTTTCGGATTGTTTCCAGCGATGGGTTTTGATGAGACACAGCAGTCGCTCTTGCACATCTGTTTCCCGATCTCGGCGATTCTTGCCATGTTCTTTGGCAATCAATTTGTCGACCGGAACTTCGCTGCAGAGAAGTTTCTGGCCTTAAGTCATTTATTAGGTGGGGGGGCACTGCTCGCGTTTGGAGCGCTGGCCTGGCAATCATTCCAGCCGGAAGCAGCACCTGCAAACTTCTATGTTTTCCTGACTTTGATGGCGGTGCATTGCCTCTTTTATGTTCCAACGATCTCGGTCACAAATACTTTGGCATTTGCGAACGTGAATGACCCCCAACGGGATTTTGGAACGTTGCGACTGTTTGGAACCATCGGCTGGATTCTTGCGAGTTGGCCCTTTGTGTTCATTCTGGTTGACTGGGCCAAGGTGCCAGACATGGCCGCCGCTGGTGGAGTGATCGGCTGGCTGGGCAAAGCACTGGGAACGCCGCTGGAAGGGCGCGCACTTTCGCAGGGAACCAGTTGGGCATTTATGACAGGTGGTCTTGGTGCTCTGCTGCTAGGTGTTTTCAGCTTTTCTCTGCCACATACACCACCTAAGAAAATCCATGAGCCGGGTAAGAGCCTGGCCTGGGTGGAGGCATTCAGCTATCTGAAGAAGCCATTCCTTCTGGTGCTGTTCTTTACGACCTGGATTGATGCAACTGTCCATGATGGATTTTTCTATTATGCGAACAGTTATCTGCAGCATGTCGGCGTTCCCAGCAACTGGACACAGGTGGCCATGAGTGTGGGCCAGATCGCTGAGATCCTGACGATGTATTCGCTGGGATATGTCCTCAGTAAGCTCGGCTGGCGATACACCATGATTATCGGAATTCTGGGCCATACACTGCGATTTGGCTTATGGGCTCTGGCTCCGAATCCTTATGTCGCAGTGAGTATGAATCTGGCTCACGGGATCTGTTACGCGTTTTATTTTGCGACTTTATATATCCTTGTCGATGAGTACTTCCCGAAGGATGCGCGAACGAGTGCGCAGGGTCTGTTTAACTTCCTGATTCTGGGAATGGGCCCACTCACTTCGCGGCTGGTCTGGGGTCGGCTTCAGGCCCTGTTCACCACGGGAGATACGATCGAAAATAAAGTTGTGAACTGGAGCCAGTTACTGCTCGTTCCGGCTGGGGCGGCATTCTTTGCTGCCATTCTGCTATTGCTCTTCTTCCATCCACCGAAGTCGAGTGGTTCGATCAAAGTCAGTCACTGA
- a CDS encoding cytochrome c oxidase subunit 3 encodes MHSSAPATASQAGTLPRMGLPIPNSKLGMWLFLGTEIMFFSAFIGSYIISRNGSPGWPTDPHVTHINVWLGGLNTFVLIVSSYFVVVAHEKMLVSNFKEARKFIAFTLLLGLVFLGIKSVEYAGKFEHEIIPGKIPETPTEAMFATASRLQRVVDRELAAIFPGSPAADRRTELGNRIASAGNETATTDPKDAAPAGKAATVAQLKALSRLNEAASSLENHVRFGLAMSVTPEQLIEYRSSPNPGKFPAITLADVNSFVELLKKDVELSPILGNFHPAVPILYGNLFASNYFLMTGFHALHVIIGLIMFLVLLAMGSKLAFRHAVVVENVGLYWHFVDLVWIFLFPLIYII; translated from the coding sequence ATGCACTCCTCAGCACCAGCGACTGCTTCCCAGGCCGGAACTCTTCCGCGTATGGGTCTCCCCATTCCGAATTCCAAACTGGGAATGTGGCTGTTTCTGGGTACCGAGATTATGTTTTTCTCGGCCTTTATCGGTAGCTATATTATCAGTCGAAATGGTTCTCCCGGCTGGCCGACCGATCCGCACGTTACACACATCAATGTCTGGCTGGGCGGGCTGAATACCTTCGTACTGATTGTCTCCAGCTACTTTGTCGTCGTCGCGCATGAGAAGATGCTGGTGTCGAACTTCAAGGAGGCCCGCAAATTCATTGCTTTCACTCTGCTGCTGGGACTGGTTTTTCTAGGGATTAAGTCAGTCGAGTACGCAGGTAAGTTCGAGCACGAAATCATCCCGGGGAAAATTCCGGAGACGCCAACGGAAGCCATGTTTGCCACAGCCAGCCGGCTGCAACGTGTCGTGGATCGTGAACTGGCAGCGATCTTTCCTGGTTCACCTGCTGCTGACCGCCGAACCGAACTGGGCAATCGCATTGCCAGTGCCGGAAACGAAACCGCGACAACCGATCCCAAGGATGCTGCACCAGCAGGAAAAGCTGCGACCGTGGCACAGCTCAAGGCACTTTCGCGCCTGAATGAAGCAGCGAGTAGCCTGGAAAATCATGTGCGATTTGGTTTGGCCATGTCAGTGACTCCCGAGCAGCTGATTGAGTATCGGAGTTCACCGAATCCCGGCAAATTTCCTGCGATCACACTTGCCGACGTGAATTCGTTTGTGGAGTTGCTGAAGAAGGATGTCGAGTTATCGCCCATACTGGGGAACTTTCATCCCGCGGTGCCGATACTTTATGGAAACCTGTTTGCTTCGAACTACTTCCTGATGACAGGTTTTCACGCACTGCATGTGATCATCGGACTGATCATGTTCCTGGTCCTTCTGGCGATGGGTAGTAAGCTGGCATTCCGGCATGCCGTGGTCGTTGAAAATGTCGGGTTGTACTGGCACTTTGTGGATCTGGTGTGGATCTTCCTGTTTCCATTAATCTACATTATCTAA
- a CDS encoding cytochrome C oxidase subunit IV family protein, with amino-acid sequence MADMAHLHGNTYFRVFLALCGLTVLSVVADLLSLADRRIIVAIVLAVATAKALCVMLYFMHLKFESGWKYVLLAPTIVLALALPLSLLPDVGMHYYPQDTRQSREFARLQADHDSGHHSSEPTNAH; translated from the coding sequence ATGGCTGATATGGCACATCTGCACGGAAATACTTACTTTCGTGTTTTTCTCGCTCTTTGCGGGCTGACAGTACTCTCAGTCGTCGCTGATCTGCTATCACTGGCAGACCGCCGCATCATTGTTGCGATTGTGCTGGCTGTCGCGACGGCCAAGGCGCTCTGTGTGATGCTCTACTTTATGCATCTGAAGTTTGAGAGCGGCTGGAAGTATGTATTGCTTGCGCCGACGATTGTGCTGGCCCTCGCTTTGCCGCTGTCGTTATTGCCGGATGTGGGGATGCACTATTACCCGCAGGATACGCGACAAAGCCGGGAGTTTGCCCGTCTGCAGGCAGATCATGATTCGGGCCACCATTCCAGCGAGCCTACGAACGCACATTGA
- a CDS encoding PSD1 and planctomycete cytochrome C domain-containing protein → MIFDLRGNSLSVKLLAALCLITALEMTIPQVASASEKLQFNRDIRPILSNSCFQCHGPDSAKREAGLRLDQREAAVAQTASGVQPIVPGDHAASEIISRILSDDPDLKMPPPESGKSVTPEQLATLKRWVSEGAEYEAHWSFLPIQRPAVPAVKNDSRVRTPIDQFLQARLEKEGLSLADDADRVTLIRRVTFDLTGLPPTPAEVEAFVTDPAPDAYSKVVDRLLASPRYGEHMARYWLDAARYGDTHGLHLDNERSLWPYREWVINAYNNNLPFDQFTIDQLAGDLLPAPTLDQRVATGFNRCNVTTSEGGAIDAEWYVRYAIDRTDAVGTVWMGLTLTCASCHDHKFDPISQKEFYSLYAFFNSLSDRAMDGNALLPPPVLKLPTADQEARMAELNKEIASLKQQLVQKRKETPYVEPSLDAPADALTVTRRDYIWIDDELPAGAQPQSNTGSWKFITAAEGPVLSGALASTRTSGELDQHFFTGATSPLAIGEGDELFAYVYLDPANPPKTIMLQFNDGTWEHRVYFGEDAIPYGQAGTVGHRHGGPLPPVGQWTRISVNAQHVGLASGSKLNGWAFTQFGGTVYWDKAGIRTLTLQNGESFTSLLAWENYQKQQKKPALPDNIAKLIKIEPDKRNANQQKQIVEYFVEYVHPETRQLFEPLNAQIAKLQSEIDNVEKQIPATLVSEDMAQPREAFVLIRGAYDKPGEKVSRATPAALPPMPEDLPRNRLGLAKWLVSREHPLTSRVTVNRIWQQIFGIGIVKSSNDFGSQAEWPTHPELLDWLASEFMESGWDHKKFLKLIVMSQAYRQSSKVTPAMYAKDPENLLLGRGPRFRLDAETIRDSVLFTSGLLVERNGGKSVRPYQPSGIWEPVAFQSSNTRTYTRDQGEALFRRSLYTFWKRTAPPPSMTTFDAPSRETCTVRRARTNTPLQALALMNDDQYVEAARHLAGQMISQGGETAAERLNFACLRVLSRNAKADELAVLERVLEKQLEIYRADNKAAEELLNIGTLPKPGQMEAPELAAYTMVANLMLNLDAAITKE, encoded by the coding sequence ATGATTTTTGACCTGCGCGGCAACAGTCTTTCTGTCAAATTATTGGCGGCTCTGTGCCTGATAACAGCTCTGGAAATGACCATTCCGCAGGTTGCCAGTGCAAGTGAAAAGCTGCAGTTCAACCGGGATATTCGTCCGATCCTGTCGAACAGTTGTTTTCAATGTCATGGCCCGGACAGCGCGAAGCGGGAAGCTGGGCTGAGGTTGGATCAGCGGGAGGCGGCTGTCGCGCAAACTGCTTCTGGAGTACAGCCGATTGTCCCTGGTGATCACGCTGCCAGCGAGATCATCTCGCGAATCCTCTCAGATGATCCTGATCTGAAGATGCCACCGCCGGAGAGTGGCAAATCCGTGACTCCCGAGCAACTGGCGACACTTAAGCGGTGGGTCAGCGAAGGTGCGGAATATGAGGCGCACTGGTCGTTCCTGCCGATTCAAAGGCCGGCTGTTCCCGCAGTCAAGAATGACAGTCGAGTTCGTACGCCGATCGATCAGTTTCTACAGGCCCGTCTCGAAAAAGAGGGGTTGAGTTTAGCCGACGACGCCGATCGTGTGACGCTCATCAGACGGGTCACTTTTGACCTGACAGGTTTGCCTCCCACACCGGCTGAGGTCGAGGCGTTTGTGACGGATCCTGCGCCCGATGCGTATAGCAAAGTGGTCGATCGGTTGCTGGCTTCGCCGCGTTATGGAGAGCACATGGCCCGCTACTGGCTGGATGCGGCCCGTTATGGTGATACGCATGGTCTGCATCTGGATAACGAACGTTCGCTCTGGCCTTATCGCGAGTGGGTGATCAACGCGTACAACAATAATCTGCCCTTTGATCAGTTCACGATTGATCAGCTGGCGGGAGATCTTTTGCCCGCACCGACGCTCGATCAGCGGGTGGCGACGGGGTTCAACCGCTGCAACGTGACGACCAGCGAAGGGGGGGCCATCGATGCGGAATGGTATGTCCGCTATGCCATTGATCGTACGGATGCCGTCGGGACTGTCTGGATGGGTCTGACACTCACCTGTGCTTCGTGCCATGACCATAAATTCGACCCTATTTCACAGAAGGAGTTTTATTCTCTTTATGCCTTCTTCAACAGCTTGAGTGATCGAGCCATGGATGGAAATGCGTTGCTGCCACCACCCGTGCTCAAATTGCCGACGGCAGATCAAGAAGCTCGCATGGCGGAGCTCAACAAAGAAATCGCGAGCTTAAAACAGCAACTGGTGCAGAAGCGGAAAGAGACTCCTTATGTCGAGCCCTCGCTCGATGCCCCGGCTGATGCATTAACTGTGACTCGCAGGGATTACATCTGGATTGATGATGAGCTTCCTGCGGGTGCTCAGCCCCAGTCGAATACAGGGTCGTGGAAGTTCATTACTGCAGCAGAGGGCCCTGTACTTTCTGGTGCTCTCGCTTCGACACGTACATCGGGAGAGTTGGATCAACATTTCTTTACCGGGGCGACTTCCCCACTCGCGATTGGTGAAGGAGACGAACTCTTTGCGTATGTGTATCTCGATCCTGCCAATCCGCCGAAAACGATCATGCTCCAGTTCAATGACGGAACATGGGAGCATCGCGTTTACTTTGGCGAAGATGCGATCCCTTATGGCCAGGCGGGAACTGTGGGCCATCGTCATGGTGGGCCTTTACCACCCGTCGGACAATGGACACGAATTTCTGTCAATGCCCAGCATGTGGGCTTAGCTTCTGGCTCAAAACTCAATGGCTGGGCCTTTACTCAGTTCGGTGGAACTGTTTATTGGGATAAAGCCGGCATTCGCACGTTGACACTTCAGAACGGTGAATCGTTCACTTCGCTGCTGGCATGGGAGAACTATCAGAAACAACAGAAGAAACCAGCACTGCCCGACAATATTGCCAAGCTGATCAAGATCGAACCCGACAAGCGGAACGCCAACCAGCAGAAGCAGATTGTCGAGTACTTTGTCGAATATGTGCATCCAGAGACTCGCCAACTTTTTGAACCGCTGAATGCGCAAATTGCCAAGCTTCAAAGCGAAATCGATAATGTCGAAAAACAGATCCCAGCCACACTCGTGAGTGAAGATATGGCACAGCCGCGCGAGGCCTTCGTGCTGATTCGGGGGGCTTATGATAAACCGGGAGAGAAGGTCTCCCGGGCGACACCAGCAGCATTGCCACCCATGCCCGAAGACTTGCCACGCAATCGGCTGGGGCTGGCCAAGTGGCTGGTTTCGCGAGAACACCCACTCACTTCGCGAGTGACGGTGAACCGGATCTGGCAACAGATTTTCGGTATCGGGATTGTGAAATCGAGCAACGATTTTGGATCACAAGCCGAATGGCCGACCCATCCGGAACTGCTCGACTGGCTGGCCTCGGAGTTCATGGAATCTGGCTGGGATCACAAGAAATTCTTGAAGCTGATCGTGATGTCTCAGGCTTATCGGCAGTCTTCTAAAGTCACTCCAGCGATGTATGCCAAAGATCCTGAGAATCTACTGCTGGGCCGCGGTCCACGCTTCCGGCTCGATGCGGAAACCATTCGCGACAGCGTACTCTTCACATCGGGACTGCTGGTTGAACGAAACGGCGGCAAAAGTGTTCGTCCCTATCAGCCATCGGGAATCTGGGAACCAGTGGCTTTTCAGAGCAGTAACACGCGAACTTATACCCGCGATCAGGGAGAGGCTCTCTTTCGTCGCAGCCTCTATACCTTCTGGAAGCGGACAGCGCCACCACCCTCGATGACGACATTTGATGCCCCATCCCGTGAGACATGCACAGTCCGCAGGGCGAGGACAAATACACCGCTCCAGGCGTTGGCATTGATGAATGATGATCAGTATGTCGAAGCAGCCCGGCATCTGGCAGGGCAGATGATCAGTCAGGGGGGAGAGACTGCCGCCGAAAGACTGAATTTTGCCTGCCTTCGAGTGTTAAGCCGTAATGCAAAAGCCGATGAGTTAGCAGTCCTGGAGCGAGTCCTTGAAAAACAACTGGAAATCTATCGTGCGGATAATAAGGCAGCCGAAGAACTGCTGAATATCGGCACACTTCCAAAACCTGGTCAGATGGAAGCACCGGAACTGGCGGCTTATACGATGGTTGCCAATCTGATGCTGAATCTTGATGCGGCGATTACGAAGGAGTAG
- the cyoE gene encoding heme o synthase, whose translation MSQNSPLLPNSSIPQHSSQSIVLDETRIDALGSRLADWLAISKPRIAVMVLITVTVGYTLAPRENWDWAVLLWTWAGVALVSTASSALNQWLEQETDSRMRRTRNRPLPAGRMSPWEALGVGLLMGSAGCTMLVAMVNIQTAILTAATWALYVGVYTPLKRVSPICTAVGAIPGALPPVIGWAAAGANLDLASFSLFAILFLWQFPHFMAIAWKYRDEYLLAGLKMLPMGLPKPHVTGLIATAYATILIPISLLPVVAGVGGMTYFVLAIVLGLGYLAASIAFAWHERPATARRLILVSIVYLPLVLLALVGDHLGLLSMSSSAIN comes from the coding sequence ATGTCGCAGAACTCCCCGTTGTTACCGAACTCTTCGATTCCACAGCATTCATCACAGAGTATTGTGCTCGATGAAACACGCATCGATGCTTTGGGAAGCCGGCTGGCTGACTGGCTGGCAATTTCCAAGCCGCGAATTGCAGTGATGGTGCTGATTACGGTCACTGTCGGCTACACTCTTGCGCCTCGCGAGAACTGGGACTGGGCCGTCTTGCTTTGGACCTGGGCTGGTGTGGCCTTGGTTTCTACGGCCTCCTCGGCTTTGAACCAGTGGTTGGAACAGGAGACTGATAGTCGGATGCGGCGGACGCGAAATCGTCCGTTGCCGGCAGGGCGAATGTCTCCGTGGGAAGCTCTGGGTGTCGGTCTGCTCATGGGATCAGCCGGTTGTACAATGCTCGTGGCGATGGTCAACATCCAGACGGCAATTTTGACAGCCGCCACCTGGGCACTTTATGTCGGTGTTTATACGCCACTTAAGAGAGTGTCGCCGATCTGCACAGCCGTGGGTGCGATTCCTGGAGCGTTACCCCCGGTGATTGGCTGGGCAGCGGCTGGTGCGAATCTGGACCTGGCTTCGTTCTCGCTCTTTGCTATTCTCTTTTTATGGCAGTTCCCGCACTTTATGGCCATTGCGTGGAAGTACCGCGATGAGTATCTGCTGGCTGGACTGAAGATGCTTCCGATGGGATTGCCAAAACCCCATGTGACAGGGTTGATTGCGACCGCGTATGCCACAATTCTGATTCCGATCAGCCTGCTACCCGTTGTGGCAGGAGTGGGTGGCATGACCTACTTTGTCCTGGCGATTGTGCTGGGGCTGGGCTATCTCGCCGCCTCGATAGCGTTTGCCTGGCATGAACGACCAGCGACTGCCCGTCGCCTGATCCTGGTATCGATTGTCTATTTACCTCTGGTGTTATTGGCCTTGGTGGGAGATCACCTGGGCCTGCTTTCAATGTCGTCTTCTGCCATCAATTAA